Proteins from a genomic interval of Nostoc sp. TCL240-02:
- the gorA gene encoding glutathione-disulfide reductase has protein sequence MAFDYNLFVIGAGPGGLAAAKKAASYGVRVAIAEQESIGGTCVNRGCIPKKLIVYAADFALQKQIAPSYGWSECQTYFDWTLFIKSVNQHLDTINQSYFQQLHKAGIELICDRATFIDAHTVDINGLKVTADKILIAVGGQPLKPKIPGIEYAITSREMFQLPYLPKRLAIIGGGYIGVEFSSMMHAFGCQVTVIEKDEMILSGFDDDIRSAVQQGLSKRGIKLLTSSTVQEIKYSDESLLLTISGKKREIITADTILVATGYAPNTKNLGLENAHVELGEHGAIKVDEYSRTTQENIFAVGDCTSRVQLSPVAKAEGIAFANTVFGNKVQKLDYDYVPSAVFCRPEAAGVGMTEAKAREKFGESVQCYCTQFQPLLYQLTEQNEPTTMKLVVNGDSGQVLGAHLVGEHAADIIQSLGVAIRKGITKEDLDETIGIHPTVGEEFFSLLNQMQE, from the coding sequence ATGGCATTTGATTACAACCTGTTTGTCATTGGTGCTGGGCCTGGTGGATTGGCAGCAGCTAAAAAAGCAGCTAGTTACGGTGTCCGTGTTGCTATTGCCGAACAAGAATCCATCGGTGGAACCTGTGTAAATCGCGGTTGCATTCCCAAAAAACTGATTGTCTACGCTGCTGACTTCGCCCTACAAAAGCAAATAGCGCCCAGTTATGGATGGAGTGAGTGTCAAACATATTTTGACTGGACATTATTCATTAAGTCAGTAAATCAGCATCTTGACACCATTAACCAGTCTTACTTTCAGCAATTACACAAAGCTGGAATTGAACTAATTTGCGATCGTGCCACTTTCATCGATGCTCATACTGTCGATATCAATGGACTTAAAGTTACAGCCGACAAAATTTTAATTGCTGTGGGAGGGCAACCTCTCAAGCCCAAAATTCCAGGCATAGAATATGCCATTACATCCCGCGAGATGTTTCAGTTACCTTATCTACCGAAACGTTTAGCAATTATTGGCGGTGGCTACATTGGCGTAGAATTTTCCAGTATGATGCACGCTTTCGGTTGCCAGGTGACGGTGATTGAAAAAGACGAGATGATTTTATCGGGGTTTGATGATGACATTCGCTCTGCGGTACAACAAGGTTTGAGCAAACGCGGAATTAAGTTATTGACTAGTAGTACTGTTCAAGAAATCAAATACTCAGATGAGAGTTTGTTATTGACTATCAGTGGTAAGAAGCGAGAAATAATTACAGCAGATACGATCTTGGTTGCCACAGGTTACGCTCCAAATACCAAGAATCTTGGTTTAGAAAATGCCCATGTTGAACTTGGCGAACATGGTGCAATCAAAGTAGATGAATACAGCCGCACCACCCAAGAAAATATTTTTGCTGTGGGTGACTGCACCAGTCGAGTGCAATTGTCTCCAGTGGCGAAGGCAGAAGGTATTGCTTTTGCCAATACAGTTTTTGGCAACAAGGTGCAAAAACTAGATTATGATTATGTGCCCTCTGCTGTTTTTTGCCGTCCAGAAGCGGCTGGTGTGGGGATGACGGAGGCGAAGGCACGGGAAAAATTTGGTGAATCTGTACAATGCTACTGCACCCAATTCCAACCACTTTTGTATCAGCTAACCGAACAAAATGAGCCAACCACTATGAAGTTAGTTGTAAATGGCGATTCTGGGCAAGTTTTGGGCGCTCATCTGGTGGGTGAACATGCAGCAGATATTATTCAAAGTCTGGGTGTGGCAATTCGCAAGGGCATTACCAAGGAAGACTTGGATGAAACAATAGGCATTCACCCTACGGTAGGAGAAGAATTTTTTTCGTTATTAAATCAGATGCAGGAATGA
- a CDS encoding tetratricopeptide repeat protein, with protein MPGQSEDWNLPKSWNRKILQDWEIDRLLTNLEVTLQKRYRQSTRKDLLLGLLCGYSLKKIGQDLHKENAAVRAGLSNIYRDIEVLTGEANKSVKSSNLVYVLEKHGYRKGSVVAAIQRRDIPHNLPAPTYTQFIGREADMKKLLERLSSVHGAHMITVHGIGGVGKTALVLAAAYLCLKASNENSSNAPNFDAIIFTSAKQQELIPTNSILWRQQGQRNLRDIFREIANALDDPTILQSPPNDQFDRVRQILSKRRTLLIVDNMETIEDRNEVIEFLYNLPICIKVIITSREQIALLPIRLRNLPPDDGLQLIRQQAEEKGISINDEDSKQLYDRTGGIPLAIVYSIGQLSGGYSLNSVLNRLTSATGDVARFCFEQSVQGIKGQPPHKLLMSLAIFPDSAILAAVAEVAGLTAAPDAVNNGLARLQQLSLVNLNPETKRFDMLSLTREYALAELAAYPDFEREARRRWVRWYLDFAHNYAGEDWEKWIHYNKLEPEEGNLRAVLHWCEDKEHYEAVRDLWLLLSHYANLYAYWDDRLDWLQWLIEQSERRGEWSCFVKIIVRKSWLLIRECSSVSLKEADKILRRTWILRDHADLCVQADLAESMARLQIRQKDYQDARHWLTVEEKLVIEANLEERQHIRYFIPVLYHQAEIYYLEGEYLLAKKLFQEVMKSAEKISWHRVINSAQNWLADIAIEQGDRDRAEKLLIQGFTVAEMTHNKRRLARYQRSLARWEKKWGSAEKAYQMSIKAIDGFKFLGMTRDAQEMQIFLDSL; from the coding sequence ATGCCAGGTCAGTCAGAAGATTGGAATTTACCTAAAAGTTGGAATCGCAAGATTTTGCAGGACTGGGAGATAGACCGACTACTGACGAATTTGGAGGTTACACTTCAAAAGCGTTACAGACAAAGTACTAGGAAAGACCTGTTACTTGGGCTACTCTGTGGGTACAGCTTGAAAAAAATTGGTCAAGATTTGCACAAAGAAAACGCTGCTGTCAGAGCAGGGTTAAGCAATATCTATCGGGATATTGAAGTTTTGACAGGAGAAGCAAATAAAAGTGTTAAGTCCAGTAATCTTGTCTATGTTCTGGAAAAACATGGTTATCGTAAAGGATCTGTTGTAGCTGCTATCCAACGCCGTGACATCCCTCACAATCTGCCAGCACCGACTTACACCCAATTTATTGGTCGGGAGGCAGATATGAAAAAGCTATTAGAACGCCTTTCATCGGTGCATGGCGCTCACATGATTACAGTACATGGGATTGGTGGCGTAGGTAAAACAGCGCTGGTGTTAGCAGCTGCTTACCTATGCTTAAAAGCTAGTAACGAAAACTCTTCTAACGCACCCAACTTTGATGCGATTATTTTCACTTCAGCTAAACAACAAGAACTTATTCCCACTAATAGTATCTTGTGGCGGCAACAGGGACAGCGTAATCTACGCGATATCTTTCGAGAAATTGCTAATGCTTTAGACGACCCGACAATTCTTCAATCTCCTCCCAATGACCAATTTGATCGTGTTCGCCAAATTCTCTCAAAACGGAGAACACTGTTGATTGTGGACAATATGGAGACTATAGAGGACAGAAATGAGGTTATTGAGTTTTTATATAATCTACCCATTTGCATCAAAGTAATAATTACTAGCCGCGAACAAATTGCCTTGCTGCCAATCCGTCTGCGAAACTTACCTCCAGATGATGGTTTGCAGTTGATTAGACAACAAGCTGAAGAAAAAGGTATAAGCATCAACGATGAAGACTCTAAGCAACTCTACGATCGCACTGGCGGCATCCCTCTGGCGATCGTATATTCTATTGGTCAATTATCCGGTGGCTACTCGCTAAACTCGGTATTGAATCGATTAACCTCGGCTACAGGTGATGTGGCTCGTTTTTGCTTTGAGCAATCAGTACAAGGAATCAAGGGACAACCACCCCACAAGTTACTCATGTCACTAGCGATTTTTCCTGACTCTGCCATACTCGCAGCTGTGGCTGAGGTTGCTGGACTAACAGCTGCTCCTGATGCTGTAAATAATGGCTTGGCGCGTTTGCAGCAACTTTCCTTGGTGAATCTCAATCCAGAAACTAAGCGGTTTGATATGCTCTCTCTGACACGTGAATATGCCTTAGCAGAATTAGCCGCTTACCCAGATTTTGAGAGGGAAGCACGAAGGCGCTGGGTGAGATGGTATCTTGATTTTGCCCACAATTATGCCGGAGAAGATTGGGAAAAATGGATACACTACAATAAGTTAGAACCAGAAGAAGGAAATCTGCGAGCAGTACTTCATTGGTGTGAAGATAAAGAACACTATGAAGCAGTTAGGGATTTATGGCTTCTCTTAAGCCACTATGCAAATCTCTATGCCTATTGGGACGATCGCTTAGATTGGCTGCAATGGCTTATAGAACAATCAGAACGGCGTGGTGAATGGTCTTGTTTTGTAAAAATCATCGTCCGCAAAAGCTGGCTACTAATTCGAGAGTGTTCCTCTGTGAGTCTGAAAGAAGCAGACAAAATTTTGCGACGGACGTGGATTTTGCGTGATCATGCAGATTTATGTGTTCAGGCTGACTTAGCCGAAAGTATGGCTAGGCTGCAAATTAGACAGAAGGATTATCAAGATGCACGCCACTGGCTAACGGTAGAAGAAAAATTGGTGATCGAGGCGAATCTAGAAGAGCGACAGCACATCCGCTATTTTATTCCCGTTCTTTATCATCAGGCTGAAATCTATTATTTAGAAGGTGAATATCTTTTAGCAAAGAAGCTCTTTCAAGAGGTGATGAAAAGTGCAGAAAAAATTAGTTGGCATCGGGTGATCAATTCTGCTCAAAATTGGCTGGCTGATATTGCAATTGAACAAGGCGATCGCGATCGAGCTGAAAAACTATTAATTCAAGGCTTCACTGTCGCTGAAATGACTCACAACAAGCGGCGTTTGGCTCGCTATCAGCGTTCTCTTGCCCGTTGGGAGAAAAAGTGGGGAAGTGCAGAGAAAGCCTACCAAATGTCAATTAAGGCTATTGATGGTTTTAAGTTCTTGGGAATGACACGGGATGCACAGGAGATGCAAATTTTCCTTGATTCACTGTAA
- a CDS encoding peptidoglycan-binding protein, whose amino-acid sequence MTNKTLNFLNLLFGLKQSRRYFPEEKQVCVFNKRPILYRGFSPNSAQESINELQERLQAQGFLSNISGKFDLETEEAVIKFQKANNLQVDGIVGPLSWSCLFYPKLYRNQKSMSPKLQDAVKELQIILNEEGFFKKEPDGYFSRETERGVKRFQRIYGLKDDGIVGAATWAVLLGMRQKIDNNSFLRLVYFLPPQSWFLWEQFLMIFFIMLGIYSSPIGRDAPKWHIALATAYALTCIVPFLLECLPLKPSKQTSLPLLQYAPYVLTGIFWKPIINFMGGLFN is encoded by the coding sequence ATGACAAATAAAACACTTAACTTTCTAAATCTCTTGTTTGGACTAAAACAATCCCGGCGTTATTTTCCAGAAGAAAAACAAGTCTGTGTATTCAATAAACGTCCCATATTATACCGAGGTTTTTCGCCAAACTCTGCACAAGAATCAATCAATGAACTCCAAGAGCGACTGCAAGCTCAGGGTTTTCTCTCAAATATTAGTGGTAAATTTGACTTAGAAACAGAAGAGGCTGTAATTAAATTTCAGAAAGCTAATAATCTTCAGGTAGATGGGATAGTCGGGCCACTGAGTTGGTCTTGCCTTTTCTACCCAAAGCTTTACCGCAATCAAAAAAGTATGTCTCCAAAGTTACAGGATGCAGTAAAAGAACTGCAAATTATTCTGAATGAAGAAGGATTTTTCAAAAAAGAACCTGACGGGTATTTTAGTCGTGAAACTGAGAGAGGCGTTAAACGCTTTCAAAGAATTTATGGACTGAAAGATGATGGTATTGTTGGGGCTGCAACTTGGGCTGTACTTTTGGGGATGCGACAAAAAATAGACAACAACAGCTTTCTCCGGTTAGTTTATTTTCTACCACCTCAATCCTGGTTTCTATGGGAGCAGTTTTTGATGATCTTTTTTATTATGTTAGGTATTTATTCTAGCCCTATAGGAAGAGATGCTCCTAAATGGCATATAGCCTTAGCAACTGCTTATGCACTCACATGTATAGTGCCTTTTCTCTTAGAGTGTTTACCTTTGAAGCCATCGAAGCAGACTAGCTTACCGCTTTTACAATACGCTCCTTACGTGTTAACTGGTATTTTTTGGAAACCAATTATCAATTTCATGGGGGGATTATTTAATTAA
- a CDS encoding TROVE domain-containing protein, which yields MNYNFFTKNKNTTPQNQPIPGREAEMVQGRSGGFMFDAGIWKMLRRCLLVGTAKSTYYAGKQELTEDFVTVVRLAVAENPSRVAEEILYASDGRAINNSAPILALVLLSMGEAPQAKQAFGEIFPQVVRTGSHFYEWLNYTKSLRGFGKVVREAGKTWLSREDVKGLAYQLLKYQQRQGFSHRDALRLFHVKPPTENHRQLFEWVVRGWEELPADIPSEALAQIWWYEWLKRNPTQTHEAISQGRLTHEMAAPVGKMDRQAWQLLFQEMPIGAMLRNLGSLTELGVLRADESDNLLRVEAVLNRREHLRKGRIHPIDVLKALKTYESGGTLGRSKKTWNPVPRIVDILEKAVELSFDVVQPTGKVFMHAVDISGSMGSLVADMGLSCCEIATTMALVTAKAEKNYMIRGFSTEFRELGISAKDSFSSAVRKASNQNFGGTDASVAYDWMIKNKFKADVVCFWTDSESWAGYKHPSQALKEYRKKVNPNVKAVYVTLTPYQITLVNPEDSLSWDLAGFDPGTPRIIQMLATGEL from the coding sequence ATGAATTACAATTTTTTCACTAAAAATAAGAATACAACACCCCAAAATCAGCCTATCCCTGGACGAGAAGCAGAAATGGTTCAGGGACGTTCCGGCGGCTTTATGTTTGATGCTGGCATTTGGAAAATGCTGCGCCGTTGTCTTTTGGTTGGCACAGCAAAAAGCACTTACTACGCCGGAAAACAGGAATTAACTGAGGATTTTGTAACAGTTGTAAGACTTGCTGTTGCCGAAAATCCCAGCCGTGTAGCGGAAGAAATTTTGTATGCTAGCGATGGACGTGCCATCAACAATAGTGCGCCCATATTAGCTTTGGTACTGCTCTCTATGGGTGAAGCACCACAGGCAAAACAGGCTTTTGGTGAAATCTTCCCGCAAGTTGTTCGCACTGGTAGCCACTTCTACGAATGGTTGAACTACACCAAATCTCTGCGGGGATTTGGCAAAGTCGTGCGGGAAGCTGGTAAAACTTGGCTTTCAAGGGAAGATGTCAAAGGTTTAGCTTATCAATTGTTGAAATATCAACAGCGTCAAGGCTTCTCTCACCGAGATGCGTTGCGGTTGTTCCATGTCAAACCGCCTACAGAAAATCACCGTCAACTATTTGAATGGGTAGTTAGAGGCTGGGAAGAATTGCCAGCAGATATTCCCTCAGAGGCATTGGCGCAGATTTGGTGGTATGAGTGGCTGAAGCGAAATCCTACCCAAACTCATGAAGCTATTTCTCAAGGACGTTTAACCCACGAAATGGCTGCACCTGTGGGCAAAATGGATCGGCAAGCTTGGCAGTTGCTATTTCAGGAAATGCCAATAGGTGCAATGCTGCGTAACTTAGGTTCTTTAACTGAACTAGGTGTGTTACGAGCCGATGAAAGCGACAATTTGCTGCGAGTAGAAGCAGTTCTTAATCGCAGAGAACATCTGCGTAAAGGTCGCATCCATCCGATTGATGTTTTGAAAGCACTCAAGACTTATGAATCTGGTGGAACATTAGGACGCAGTAAGAAAACTTGGAATCCAGTTCCTCGGATTGTAGACATTTTAGAAAAGGCAGTTGAACTGTCTTTTGATGTTGTGCAACCCACAGGTAAAGTCTTTATGCACGCCGTGGACATTTCTGGTTCTATGGGTAGCTTGGTTGCAGATATGGGACTGAGTTGTTGTGAAATTGCCACCACAATGGCACTGGTGACAGCAAAAGCAGAGAAAAACTATATGATTCGCGGCTTTTCTACAGAATTCCGTGAATTAGGTATCAGTGCCAAAGATAGTTTTAGTTCTGCGGTTCGCAAAGCTAGCAATCAAAACTTCGGTGGAACGGATGCATCTGTAGCTTACGACTGGATGATTAAGAATAAGTTTAAAGCAGATGTTGTGTGCTTTTGGACTGACTCGGAAAGCTGGGCCGGGTATAAGCATCCAAGTCAAGCGCTGAAGGAGTACCGCAAAAAGGTAAATCCTAACGTCAAGGCGGTGTATGTCACCTTGACACCTTACCAAATTACTTTGGTAAATCCTGAAGATTCGCTATCTTGGGATTTGGCAGGGTTTGACCCAGGTACACCTCGGATCATCCAGATGCTGGCTACGGGTGAATTGTAG